A section of the Microbacterium forte genome encodes:
- the nadE gene encoding ammonia-dependent NAD(+) synthetase, with product MTLQQQISEALGVKAEIDPEVEVERRVAFLVDYLRVTGAKGFVLGISGGQDSTLAGRLAQLAVERVRAEGGEAKFLAVRLPYRVQKDAADAEAALEFIAPDSSVEVNIQNGVDGVEEDIEFAVTSDISDFNRGNIKARVRMVTQYALAGHDGLIVIGTDHAAEAVTGFYTKFGDGAADILPLSGLSKRQGRSLLLLLGAPDRLAYKVPTADLLDGQPGRADEDELGLTYEQIDDFLEGREVDPDVAGRIESRYLATQHKRHLPVTPDDTWWR from the coding sequence ATGACCCTGCAGCAGCAGATCTCTGAAGCGCTCGGTGTGAAGGCCGAGATCGACCCCGAGGTCGAGGTGGAGCGCCGAGTGGCGTTCCTGGTCGACTACCTGCGGGTGACCGGAGCGAAGGGCTTCGTGCTCGGGATCTCCGGCGGCCAGGACTCGACACTCGCGGGGCGACTCGCACAGCTCGCGGTCGAACGCGTGCGCGCCGAGGGCGGAGAGGCGAAGTTCCTCGCCGTGCGGCTGCCGTACCGGGTGCAGAAGGACGCCGCTGATGCCGAGGCCGCGCTCGAGTTCATCGCACCGGACTCCTCGGTCGAGGTGAACATCCAGAACGGCGTCGACGGCGTCGAGGAGGACATCGAGTTCGCGGTCACGAGCGACATCAGCGACTTCAACCGCGGCAACATCAAGGCGCGCGTGCGCATGGTGACGCAGTATGCGCTCGCCGGACACGACGGTCTCATCGTCATCGGCACCGACCACGCGGCTGAGGCGGTCACGGGCTTCTACACGAAGTTCGGCGACGGCGCGGCCGACATCCTTCCCCTCTCGGGTCTCAGCAAGCGGCAGGGCCGGTCACTGCTGCTGCTGCTCGGGGCGCCGGATCGTCTCGCCTACAAGGTGCCGACGGCCGACCTCCTGGACGGCCAGCCCGGCCGAGCCGACGAAGACGAGCTGGGCCTCACCTACGAGCAGATCGACGACTTCCTCGAAGGTCGCGAGGTCGACCCGGACGTCGCCGGGCGGATCGAGTCCCGATACCTCGCCACGCAGCACAAGCGTCACCTCCCGGTCACCCCCGACGACACGTGGTGGCGCTGA
- a CDS encoding DIP1984 family protein gives MKLAEALTARADLQRRIEQLRARITANARYQEGEEPAEDAAALLVQADADLLLLRDLIRRINATNSRLDLGTDGTMTDALAARDVLRLQHSLLADAAAAASGANDQFLRQMRSELRQISALPVAELRSRADAVAQELRELDNRIQQANWLHDLEE, from the coding sequence ATGAAACTCGCAGAGGCACTCACCGCCCGCGCAGACCTGCAGCGCCGCATAGAGCAGCTGCGTGCGCGCATCACCGCGAACGCCAGGTACCAGGAGGGCGAGGAGCCCGCCGAGGATGCCGCCGCGCTTCTCGTTCAGGCGGATGCCGATCTGCTGCTGCTCCGCGACCTTATCAGGCGGATCAACGCGACGAACTCGCGTCTGGATCTGGGTACCGACGGAACCATGACCGATGCCCTCGCCGCCCGCGACGTGCTCCGGCTGCAGCACTCGCTGCTCGCGGACGCCGCCGCGGCGGCATCCGGGGCGAACGACCAGTTCCTGCGTCAGATGCGGTCGGAGCTGCGTCAGATCTCCGCGCTTCCCGTCGCCGAGCTGCGCTCGCGCGCGGATGCGGTCGCGCAGGAGCTGCGCGAACTCGACAATCGGATCCAGCAGGCGAACTGGCTCCACGATCTGGAGGAGTAG
- a CDS encoding TM0106 family RecB-like putative nuclease, producing MRIDTQAQRVIWSASDLKAAAECEFAWCRAIDAKLGRVPAVEEPEDATLARAALLGDVHEQNILARYIDDLGSDRVHRVEKVSSIDAEALAAAVEETVHALGSDALVVFQAAFATPEFVGFADFLKRDDDGRWRVQDSKLARKARVTALMQLAAYVDQLDRLGIPRSDEVDLILGDGTLSTHSVDDLLPLFQVRRARLRALIADRRVDDGSSGAPLAWGDDRGDLEIVACGRCATCEEQVIAHRDLLMVARMRPVQRARLRAAGIETIDALADADTPPDGMNTDTFETLRAQARLQIRADAEGAPTYDVHYAAAIHTLPVPSHGDIFFDFEGDPLYTEPAPDGEAHWGIDYLFGWVDNADQYTALWAHDFAAEREAFERFLDFVKVRRAAHPGMHIYHYAPYETSHLVAMAARHGVREGEIDRLLREGVFVDLYPLVLRTVRVGSRSYSIKKLEPLYMGEDVRTSDVQKGDDSIVQYVAAREFAAAGEQDEADAVFADLADYNRYDCVSTRRLRNWLIDIARKEGVNPAPPDEADEVIYEPSPRSVALLADAERAVAAGGDGQVHRLAAAAIDYFPREAKSFWVSHFQRLREPVTMWDGTRDVVRVDRMSSTVQRDWSVGEGRRVMSRDVEIRGEVSPGTTLGAASQPFALYPVPAPFDTEAPSRAVHVPHTVTVTEVLDDGYLITETAIQGQTWDELPLALTPAAPPRVVSLQGAIDEWADTVHAAAPGFPSDAATDILRRIPPRTLSGGPLPDQGGETIDAIVRAVLDLDRSYLAVQGPPGTGKTYTGSQVIARLVKEHGFRVGVVAQSHAIIENLLERVVADGVPAAQVGKAPKDPSSDPSYTAIPKNGMAAFLGEHAEHGAVVGGTAWDFSNTARVERGGLDLLVVDEAGQFSLASTIAVAAGAQRLLLLGDPQQLPQVSQGAHPEPVDTSALGWVMDGDAVVRPDYGYFLARSWRMHPRLAAPVSKLAYAGQLASAPGTERRALDGIDPGLHIVPLRHRGNATQSPEEAREVVALVRDLVGRAFTDNDADATVRPLAQRDIIVVAPYNAQRQAVHDLLAEAGFPDVPVGTVDNFQGKEAVVSITSLAASSGRDAPRGPEFLLLQNRLNVAISRAQVAAYLIHSPALLDDLPRAPEGVARMSAFARLVGAAS from the coding sequence GTGCGGATCGACACTCAGGCGCAGCGCGTCATCTGGAGCGCGAGCGACCTCAAGGCGGCCGCCGAATGCGAGTTCGCGTGGTGCCGCGCGATCGATGCGAAGCTGGGCCGCGTCCCGGCCGTGGAGGAGCCTGAAGACGCGACTCTCGCCAGGGCCGCGCTGCTCGGAGACGTCCACGAGCAGAACATCCTCGCGCGCTACATCGACGATCTCGGGAGCGATCGGGTGCACCGGGTCGAGAAGGTGTCGTCGATCGACGCCGAGGCGCTCGCGGCTGCCGTCGAAGAGACGGTGCATGCGCTCGGATCCGATGCGTTGGTCGTGTTCCAGGCGGCGTTCGCGACACCCGAGTTCGTCGGTTTCGCCGATTTCCTCAAGCGCGATGACGACGGGCGATGGCGGGTGCAGGATTCCAAGCTCGCCCGCAAGGCGCGGGTCACCGCCCTCATGCAGCTCGCGGCATATGTCGATCAGCTCGACCGGCTGGGCATTCCGCGGTCCGACGAGGTCGACCTCATCCTCGGCGACGGAACGCTGAGCACCCACTCGGTGGACGACCTCCTTCCGCTGTTCCAGGTGCGTCGAGCGCGCCTGCGCGCCCTCATCGCGGATCGCCGCGTCGACGACGGCTCCAGCGGCGCCCCGCTGGCGTGGGGCGACGACCGCGGAGACCTCGAGATCGTGGCCTGCGGACGATGCGCGACCTGCGAGGAGCAGGTGATCGCGCACCGCGACCTGCTGATGGTCGCGCGCATGCGGCCCGTGCAGCGCGCCCGGCTGCGGGCGGCCGGGATCGAGACCATCGACGCGCTGGCCGACGCCGATACGCCTCCTGACGGCATGAACACCGACACGTTCGAGACGCTGCGGGCGCAGGCGAGGCTGCAGATCCGCGCGGATGCCGAGGGTGCGCCGACATACGACGTGCACTACGCCGCGGCGATCCACACCCTCCCCGTGCCCAGTCACGGCGACATCTTCTTCGACTTCGAGGGCGACCCGCTCTACACCGAGCCGGCGCCTGACGGCGAGGCTCATTGGGGCATCGACTACCTCTTCGGATGGGTCGACAACGCCGACCAGTACACGGCGCTGTGGGCCCACGACTTCGCTGCGGAGCGAGAGGCGTTCGAACGATTCCTCGACTTCGTGAAGGTGCGCAGAGCAGCGCACCCCGGCATGCACATCTATCACTACGCGCCATACGAGACCTCGCACCTGGTGGCGATGGCGGCACGCCACGGCGTGCGCGAGGGCGAGATCGACCGCCTGCTGCGCGAGGGCGTGTTCGTCGACCTGTATCCGCTGGTGCTGCGCACCGTGCGCGTGGGGTCGCGGTCGTACTCGATCAAGAAGCTCGAGCCGCTCTACATGGGTGAGGACGTGCGCACCAGTGACGTGCAGAAGGGCGACGACTCAATCGTGCAGTACGTGGCGGCCCGCGAGTTCGCGGCGGCGGGGGAGCAGGACGAGGCCGATGCGGTCTTCGCCGATCTCGCCGACTACAACCGCTACGACTGTGTGTCGACGAGGCGCCTTCGCAACTGGCTGATCGACATCGCCCGGAAGGAGGGGGTGAACCCCGCCCCGCCCGACGAGGCCGACGAGGTGATCTACGAGCCGTCGCCGCGATCGGTGGCACTCCTCGCCGACGCGGAGCGGGCCGTGGCGGCGGGCGGCGACGGTCAGGTGCATCGCCTCGCTGCGGCCGCCATCGACTACTTCCCTCGCGAGGCGAAGAGCTTCTGGGTGTCGCACTTCCAGCGACTGCGCGAGCCCGTCACGATGTGGGACGGCACTCGCGATGTCGTGCGCGTCGACCGCATGTCCTCGACCGTGCAGCGCGACTGGAGCGTCGGCGAGGGGCGCCGGGTGATGTCGCGCGACGTCGAGATCCGCGGAGAGGTGTCACCCGGCACCACTCTCGGAGCGGCGTCGCAGCCGTTCGCGCTCTATCCCGTGCCGGCTCCGTTCGACACCGAGGCTCCGTCACGCGCGGTGCACGTGCCGCATACGGTCACTGTCACCGAGGTGCTCGACGACGGCTATCTGATCACCGAGACGGCGATCCAGGGACAGACGTGGGACGAACTGCCTCTCGCTCTCACCCCCGCGGCTCCGCCGCGCGTCGTCTCGCTGCAGGGCGCGATCGACGAATGGGCCGACACGGTCCACGCGGCAGCACCCGGGTTCCCGTCCGACGCGGCCACCGACATCCTGCGCAGGATCCCTCCGCGGACGCTCTCGGGCGGCCCCCTGCCTGACCAGGGGGGCGAGACGATCGATGCGATCGTGCGAGCGGTCCTCGACCTCGATCGCAGCTATCTCGCCGTGCAGGGTCCTCCTGGCACCGGCAAGACCTACACGGGCTCCCAGGTGATCGCGCGGCTGGTCAAGGAGCACGGTTTCCGGGTCGGCGTCGTCGCGCAGTCCCACGCGATCATCGAGAATCTGCTCGAGCGGGTGGTGGCCGACGGCGTTCCCGCGGCGCAGGTCGGGAAGGCGCCGAAAGATCCGTCATCCGATCCCTCGTACACGGCGATTCCCAAGAACGGCATGGCCGCATTCCTCGGCGAGCATGCCGAGCACGGAGCGGTCGTCGGCGGAACGGCCTGGGACTTCAGCAACACCGCACGCGTGGAGCGCGGGGGCCTCGACCTGCTCGTGGTCGATGAGGCGGGGCAGTTCTCTCTCGCCTCGACGATCGCCGTCGCCGCGGGCGCGCAGCGTCTGCTGCTGCTCGGCGATCCGCAGCAGCTTCCCCAGGTCAGCCAGGGGGCGCACCCCGAGCCCGTCGACACGTCGGCTCTCGGATGGGTCATGGACGGCGACGCGGTGGTCCGACCCGACTACGGTTACTTTCTGGCACGTTCGTGGCGCATGCATCCTCGCCTCGCCGCGCCGGTGTCGAAGCTCGCATACGCCGGGCAGCTCGCGTCGGCTCCCGGCACCGAACGGCGTGCGCTCGACGGCATCGATCCCGGTCTGCACATCGTCCCTCTCCGACACCGCGGCAACGCCACGCAGTCGCCGGAGGAGGCGCGCGAGGTTGTGGCACTCGTGCGAGACCTCGTCGGACGCGCGTTCACCGACAACGATGCCGATGCCACGGTCCGGCCGCTCGCGCAGCGCGACATCATCGTGGTCGCGCCCTACAACGCGCAGCGTCAGGCCGTGCACGACCTACTCGCCGAGGCAGGCTTCCCCGACGTCCCGGTCGGCACGGTCGACAACTTCCAGGGCAAGGAGGCGGTGGTCTCGATCACGTCCCTCGCGGCCTCCAGCGGTCGGGATGCTCCACGGGGTCCCGAGTTCCTGCTGCTGCAGAACCGATTGAACGTGGCGATCTCGAGAGCGCAGGTCGCGGCCTACCTGATCCACTCCCCGGCACTGCTCGACGACCTCCCGCGCGCACCGGAGGGGGTCGCGCGGATGAGTGCCTTCGCCCGTCTCGTCGGCGCGGCGAGCTGA
- a CDS encoding MFS transporter has product MSSSLRARPQTRWWALVVISLTQLIVVLDGTIVSIALPQAQASLGLTDGQRQWVVTAYALAFGALLLLGGRIADYVGRKRVFMIGMVGFGAASLYGGLAQSGWELILARGLQGVFAALLAPAALALLTVTFPSGRERNTAFAVFGTVAGTGAAVGLLLGGFLTEFTDWRWCLLVNLFFVAIGLVGGALFLTESKAEGDNRYDVWGAITVTLGLGSLVYGFSLAENGWGDPLTITFLALGVVLLGVFVWVESRVSQPLLPLRVVADRVRGGAFLIQGVAGAIMIGATLYLTFHLQFVLGMGALPAGAATLPLPIATMIIAPIATKLLTVIGPRPMLIVGPLVAAAGLFLLSGITPDGAYIVQIAPALLLLGIGMGFVFIPLQNLALTGVAPHDAGIASAVANSAMQIGGSIGLSVFTAVYAASVGGHAQTEVSPTQLTDAYGWVFIVASILMVGAAVIAAVMVRGSKDELMPSQPGFAVGAH; this is encoded by the coding sequence ATGTCATCGTCCTTGCGCGCCCGCCCCCAGACCCGGTGGTGGGCGCTCGTCGTCATCTCCCTCACGCAGCTGATCGTCGTCCTCGACGGCACGATCGTGAGCATCGCCCTGCCTCAGGCCCAGGCGTCCCTCGGCTTGACCGACGGCCAGCGTCAGTGGGTCGTCACGGCCTACGCCCTGGCCTTCGGCGCACTGCTCCTGCTCGGTGGTCGCATCGCCGACTACGTCGGGCGCAAGCGTGTCTTCATGATCGGGATGGTGGGCTTCGGCGCTGCATCCCTCTACGGCGGCCTCGCACAGTCGGGCTGGGAGCTCATCCTCGCCCGCGGCCTGCAGGGCGTCTTCGCCGCACTTCTCGCACCGGCGGCTCTCGCGCTGCTCACCGTGACCTTCCCCTCGGGCCGCGAGCGCAACACGGCGTTCGCCGTGTTCGGGACCGTCGCGGGAACCGGCGCAGCGGTCGGCTTGCTGCTGGGCGGATTCCTCACCGAGTTCACCGATTGGCGCTGGTGCCTGCTGGTCAATCTGTTCTTCGTCGCGATCGGCCTCGTCGGCGGAGCGCTCTTCCTCACCGAGAGCAAGGCCGAGGGCGACAACCGGTACGACGTCTGGGGCGCGATCACCGTGACTCTCGGTCTCGGATCGCTCGTCTACGGTTTCAGCCTCGCCGAGAACGGCTGGGGCGATCCGCTGACGATCACGTTCCTCGCTCTGGGGGTCGTGCTGCTCGGCGTGTTCGTGTGGGTCGAGAGTCGTGTGTCGCAGCCGCTCCTCCCGCTGCGGGTGGTGGCCGATCGAGTGCGAGGGGGAGCGTTCCTCATCCAGGGCGTGGCCGGGGCGATCATGATCGGCGCGACGCTCTACCTGACCTTCCACCTCCAGTTCGTGCTCGGCATGGGCGCGCTCCCGGCGGGAGCGGCGACCCTGCCGCTGCCGATCGCGACGATGATCATCGCCCCGATCGCGACGAAGCTCCTCACGGTGATCGGGCCGCGGCCGATGCTGATCGTCGGGCCGCTCGTCGCGGCGGCCGGTCTGTTCCTCCTCTCCGGGATCACCCCCGATGGGGCGTACATCGTGCAGATCGCGCCGGCGCTTCTGCTCCTCGGCATCGGCATGGGCTTCGTGTTCATCCCGCTGCAGAACCTGGCACTCACCGGAGTCGCACCGCATGACGCGGGCATCGCATCGGCCGTCGCCAACTCGGCCATGCAGATCGGCGGATCGATCGGGCTGTCCGTGTTCACGGCCGTGTACGCGGCGTCCGTGGGCGGGCATGCGCAGACGGAGGTCTCCCCGACGCAGCTGACCGACGCCTACGGCTGGGTGTTCATCGTCGCGTCGATCCTCATGGTCGGCGCTGCCGTGATCGCCGCCGTCATGGTGCGCGGTTCGAAGGACGAGCTGATGCCGTCGCAGCCGGGGTTCGCGGTCGGCGCGCACTGA
- a CDS encoding AAA family ATPase, with product MQLHRLEVEGFGPFRERQTVDFDAFADDGIFLIAGRTGAGKSSILDAVCFGLYGGVPRYEGGEKRLRSDHCEPDDVTEVVVEFSTPAGRFRVRRSPEYERPKKRGGGMTVQPAAVQLDTSVGGGWIGLAAKEREAAFELDEILQLSREQFLQVILLAQNRFSEFLLAGSKERQSLLRRLFGTERFEDVQARFDERRKAAEQSLGARLATVSARLDEGERLVGSAGLGHDGEVQGEDAGAADSEPVAVTTEERLDGLRRAKARADYRAERRAAERIEAEKQSDAADAALAIAREEQRAQLERDRARAALARLEADEPHIAAARGELQNARAAELLRGPISAATTATSALDAAIEAETRARAAWEAHGIVADDLTEWAAERTAQTGLWQRAAELERSASALDAELAATSDAVAAATARIDAAEADRVALPAELEQLTLARDAARQLADRAGDLAAARDAAAARHAAAVETVRLRAAHDDAERQLADASAALAAAQTALAQLRQRRLDGFAGELATSLHEGEACPVCGSHEHPAPAVHADPVSAEDVDEAEAARDVLAQRERNAAERTSSLRADLAAAISRAGGREVDEAVAELDTATAAHAQSTDAADQLVTLDQQREALLARIRRLDSDRDRDSTALAAAREAHSLVAQRVADTRETIAEAKGHYESVAERLTATRVEVQAALALVEAAAERARKALAATAAKAELDAALEASEFDGVAAVELSLRTAAAQAALENRVTQHAVQREKERAILLDLELRTLPEETIDLGPAEQSSLAARQRWSVAVDEAGRAAGVSEQLAAVIEAATSEHARIADDAADYEVLRGLADAIAGRGANVRKMTLETFVLAAELEEIVDAANRRLSDMSTGRYQLRHSDALAARGAASGLGIVVFDAFTGQTRPAQSLSGGETFLSSLALALGLAEVVTARAGGIRLDTLFIDEGFGSLDGDTLDVAMRTLDELRQGGRTVGVISHVEAMQEQIPAQLRVRATSSGPSVIEAR from the coding sequence ATGCAGTTGCACCGACTGGAGGTCGAAGGGTTCGGCCCGTTCCGCGAGCGGCAGACCGTCGACTTCGATGCGTTCGCCGACGACGGAATCTTCCTGATCGCCGGTCGCACGGGCGCCGGCAAGTCCAGCATCCTCGATGCCGTCTGCTTCGGTCTCTACGGCGGAGTCCCGCGCTACGAGGGTGGCGAGAAGCGGCTGCGCAGCGATCACTGCGAGCCCGACGACGTGACCGAGGTCGTGGTGGAGTTCAGCACTCCGGCGGGCCGATTCCGCGTCAGGCGTTCACCGGAGTACGAGCGCCCCAAGAAGCGCGGCGGCGGCATGACGGTGCAGCCGGCGGCCGTGCAGCTCGACACCTCGGTCGGCGGCGGATGGATCGGTCTCGCCGCGAAAGAGCGCGAGGCGGCCTTCGAGCTCGACGAGATCCTGCAGCTCAGTCGCGAGCAGTTCCTGCAGGTGATCCTGCTCGCGCAGAATCGGTTCTCGGAGTTCCTGCTGGCGGGGAGCAAAGAGAGACAGTCGCTGCTGCGGCGGCTGTTCGGCACCGAGCGTTTCGAAGACGTGCAGGCGCGTTTCGATGAACGACGCAAGGCGGCCGAGCAGAGTCTCGGGGCACGCCTCGCAACGGTGTCTGCCCGCCTCGACGAGGGCGAGAGGCTCGTCGGCAGCGCCGGCCTCGGGCACGACGGCGAGGTGCAGGGAGAAGACGCGGGCGCGGCCGACTCAGAGCCTGTCGCGGTGACGACAGAGGAGCGCCTCGACGGTCTGCGTCGCGCGAAGGCTCGTGCCGATTACCGCGCAGAACGTCGAGCGGCTGAGCGCATCGAGGCGGAGAAGCAGTCGGACGCAGCAGACGCGGCGCTCGCGATCGCGCGTGAGGAGCAGCGGGCGCAGCTCGAGCGGGATCGGGCCAGAGCCGCGCTCGCACGTCTCGAGGCTGATGAGCCGCACATCGCCGCTGCGCGCGGTGAACTGCAGAACGCCAGGGCCGCGGAGCTGCTTCGGGGCCCGATCTCCGCCGCGACGACGGCGACATCGGCGCTCGACGCCGCGATCGAGGCCGAGACACGCGCACGAGCGGCCTGGGAGGCTCACGGCATCGTCGCGGACGATCTCACGGAGTGGGCGGCCGAGCGCACGGCGCAGACCGGCCTGTGGCAGCGTGCGGCAGAGCTGGAACGCTCCGCATCGGCGCTCGATGCCGAGCTTGCGGCGACGTCCGATGCTGTGGCGGCGGCGACCGCTCGCATCGACGCGGCCGAGGCCGATCGTGTCGCGCTTCCCGCAGAGCTCGAACAGCTCACACTCGCGCGCGACGCGGCGAGGCAGCTCGCTGATCGCGCCGGAGATCTGGCCGCAGCACGGGATGCTGCCGCAGCGCGGCATGCGGCGGCGGTCGAGACAGTCCGTCTCAGAGCCGCTCATGACGACGCCGAACGGCAACTCGCTGACGCCAGCGCCGCGCTCGCTGCAGCTCAGACCGCGCTCGCTCAGCTCAGACAGCGCCGACTCGACGGGTTCGCGGGGGAGTTGGCGACCTCGCTGCACGAGGGCGAGGCGTGCCCGGTATGCGGATCTCACGAGCATCCGGCTCCCGCCGTGCATGCCGACCCCGTCTCGGCGGAAGACGTCGACGAGGCTGAAGCCGCACGTGATGTCCTCGCGCAGCGCGAGCGGAATGCGGCAGAACGGACATCCTCACTGCGCGCCGACCTCGCCGCGGCGATCAGCCGCGCAGGCGGTCGAGAGGTCGACGAGGCTGTCGCAGAACTCGACACCGCGACAGCGGCGCATGCACAGAGCACAGACGCAGCCGACCAGCTGGTCACACTCGATCAGCAGCGCGAAGCCCTCCTCGCGCGCATCCGCCGTCTCGACAGCGACCGCGACCGTGATTCCACGGCGCTGGCCGCGGCACGCGAAGCGCACTCGCTCGTGGCGCAGCGGGTCGCCGATACGCGAGAGACGATCGCAGAAGCGAAAGGGCACTACGAGTCCGTGGCCGAGAGGCTCACGGCGACGCGTGTCGAAGTCCAGGCTGCTCTCGCGCTCGTCGAGGCGGCGGCAGAGCGGGCACGCAAGGCTCTGGCCGCGACAGCTGCGAAGGCCGAACTGGATGCGGCGCTGGAAGCATCCGAGTTCGATGGGGTCGCGGCGGTCGAGCTGTCGCTCCGCACGGCCGCAGCGCAGGCGGCTCTCGAGAATCGAGTCACCCAGCACGCCGTCCAGCGCGAGAAGGAGCGCGCGATCCTCCTCGACCTCGAGCTCCGCACGCTCCCGGAGGAGACGATCGATCTCGGTCCTGCCGAGCAGTCTTCCCTCGCCGCGCGGCAGCGCTGGTCCGTCGCGGTCGACGAGGCGGGGCGGGCGGCAGGGGTGTCAGAGCAGCTCGCCGCGGTCATCGAGGCCGCGACATCAGAGCACGCCCGCATCGCAGACGACGCCGCCGACTACGAGGTTCTGCGAGGACTCGCCGACGCGATCGCCGGTCGCGGGGCGAACGTCCGCAAGATGACGCTCGAGACGTTCGTCCTCGCCGCCGAACTCGAAGAGATCGTCGACGCCGCGAACCGCCGGCTCAGCGACATGTCGACGGGGCGCTATCAGCTCCGCCACTCAGACGCGCTCGCCGCCCGCGGGGCCGCGTCTGGGCTCGGCATCGTCGTGTTCGACGCATTCACGGGCCAGACCCGGCCGGCGCAGTCGCTGTCGGGAGGCGAGACCTTCCTGAGCTCCCTCGCCCTTGCGCTCGGACTCGCCGAGGTGGTCACGGCGCGAGCCGGCGGCATCCGTCTCGACACCCTGTTCATCGACGAGGGCTTCGGCTCGCTCGACGGCGACACCCTCGACGTCGCCATGCGCACGCTCGACGAGCTGCGCCAGGGCGGTCGCACCGTCGGCGTCATCAGCCACGTCGAGGCGATGCAGGAGCAGATCCCTGCGCAGCTGCGGGTGCGTGCGACGTCGAGCGGTCCGAGCGTGATCGAGGCGCGCTGA
- a CDS encoding phosphorylase family protein produces MKLLVAAMASELAAFPDELEGFDQLVTGEGKMQAVYALTRALDAKEYSEVVVVGTAGGIDPELDATVHEIGSALQHDVFDLDGVAGQHVSLPARVSTGREGVLIATGDSFVGDAGITAVIRPSGAGLVDMETYAYIWVAEQFGVPIRAFRAISDRAEDGALVDFREAIARCSVQLREVIRREYGV; encoded by the coding sequence GTGAAACTTCTCGTCGCAGCCATGGCATCCGAACTCGCAGCGTTCCCGGACGAGCTCGAGGGATTCGACCAGCTCGTCACCGGCGAGGGCAAGATGCAGGCCGTGTACGCCCTCACCCGTGCGCTCGACGCCAAGGAGTACTCCGAGGTGGTGGTCGTCGGGACCGCCGGCGGCATCGACCCTGAGCTCGATGCGACCGTGCACGAGATCGGCAGCGCACTGCAGCACGACGTGTTCGACCTCGACGGCGTCGCAGGGCAGCACGTGTCGCTGCCCGCGCGCGTGTCCACCGGCCGCGAGGGCGTGCTGATCGCGACCGGCGACAGCTTCGTCGGCGATGCCGGGATCACCGCCGTCATCCGCCCCTCGGGTGCAGGTCTGGTCGACATGGAGACCTATGCGTACATCTGGGTCGCCGAGCAGTTCGGAGTGCCGATCCGCGCGTTCCGCGCGATCTCCGACCGGGCGGAGGATGGCGCGCTCGTCGACTTCCGCGAGGCGATCGCACGGTGCAGCGTGCAGCTGCGTGAAGTGATCCGCCGGGAGTACGGCGTCTGA
- a CDS encoding exonuclease SbcCD subunit D, whose amino-acid sequence MRILHTSDWHIGRTFHGNSTMDALAEVLGALTVQVRENAVDVVIVAGDVFDSATPAGPAYTLLGDVLVALHETGARVIVTSGNHDSAARLGFQARLLRDGIHVLTDPLAIGTPVTLADADGPVHFYGIPYLEPAIVRQHWIGADLRTQAQTLSHAMGLVRVGMQAHPGRSVAIAHCFSAGVDATVGLEREVRQGGLDVVPLSVFDGPDYVALGHIHGRQKISERVRYSGAPLHYSFGEQSKPRGSWLVDLDATGLASVEWLDLPVPRRLVTLTGTLDEILSPENIAAHADDWVCAVYTDALAQTEPMRRLRERYPHCAMVQHQPSDTSAAVERSYVDRLSGAVSDPERIEAFLEHVRAGHGATERERELIREVLDDRVRAEALI is encoded by the coding sequence ATGCGAATCCTGCACACCTCCGACTGGCACATCGGCCGCACCTTCCATGGCAACTCGACCATGGACGCGCTGGCCGAGGTCCTCGGAGCGCTCACGGTGCAGGTTCGTGAGAACGCGGTCGACGTCGTCATCGTCGCCGGTGACGTCTTCGATTCGGCGACGCCGGCCGGCCCCGCGTACACGCTTCTCGGCGACGTGCTCGTCGCGCTGCATGAGACGGGTGCCCGTGTGATCGTCACGAGCGGCAACCACGACTCCGCTGCGCGTCTCGGGTTCCAGGCGCGGCTGCTCCGTGACGGCATCCACGTGCTGACCGATCCGCTCGCGATCGGCACGCCGGTGACGCTGGCAGACGCCGATGGTCCGGTGCATTTCTACGGCATCCCGTACCTCGAGCCCGCCATCGTGCGTCAGCACTGGATCGGCGCCGATCTGCGCACGCAGGCGCAGACGCTGTCTCATGCGATGGGTCTCGTCCGGGTGGGGATGCAGGCCCACCCGGGGCGATCCGTCGCGATCGCGCACTGCTTCTCCGCCGGAGTCGACGCCACGGTCGGTCTCGAGCGCGAGGTGCGGCAGGGGGGTCTCGACGTCGTGCCGCTGTCGGTCTTCGACGGTCCTGATTACGTCGCTCTCGGGCACATCCATGGCCGCCAGAAGATCAGCGAACGGGTGCGCTATTCGGGCGCTCCGCTGCACTACAGCTTCGGCGAACAGAGCAAGCCGCGCGGTTCGTGGCTGGTCGACCTCGATGCCACCGGCCTCGCATCGGTCGAGTGGCTCGATCTTCCCGTCCCTCGTCGCCTGGTCACACTCACGGGCACCCTCGATGAGATCCTGTCTCCCGAGAACATCGCGGCGCACGCCGACGACTGGGTCTGTGCGGTGTACACCGACGCACTCGCCCAGACCGAGCCCATGCGTCGACTCCGAGAGCGCTATCCGCACTGCGCGATGGTGCAGCATCAGCCCTCCGACACATCCGCGGCAGTCGAGCGCTCCTATGTCGATCGGCTGAGCGGTGCTGTCAGCGACCCCGAGCGCATCGAGGCCTTCCTCGAGCACGTCCGCGCGGGCCACGGGGCGACCGAGCGCGAGCGCGAGCTGATCCGCGAGGTCCTCGATGACCGCGTCCGCGCCGAAGCCCTCATCTGA